The Capsicum annuum cultivar UCD-10X-F1 chromosome 1, UCD10Xv1.1, whole genome shotgun sequence sequence AAGATCCTGCTAAGTTATCTATAATCAAATGCATCCAGTTGAAGGGAACACCATTCACGTACTTTATAACATAAGCTTCAGAGTGCCAAAGCAAGTAGCTGAGTCTTCTCATTACGAATACATTGTTTTCTCACTACATGTACATAGCGAGAGATGTTTAAGAGAAGCCTATGCAAAAAATGGATTTCGCGAGGAATTTTAGCGTCTGAATAGCTATTGAGTTAATGTTTCCTCATCCACAGGGAGAATGGCGTAATAAGATGTGAAACAAAAGATGCATCTTCAGAGCTTCTCCATGTCCTAGAATGAGGACTGCCTGTATCTTTCTTTCTGTAAACCTCCAACACTCCAACTAGAAGTTATTTGATCATGTAAAGGCCTTCGAAAGTCTGATGGCAACGTAAATTTGTTGCTAGGTTCAGGCTTAAACTGGCTTTAATCTCATGTTCTTTGTTACGTTCCTTGTCACTTATTCTATAGGATGGCCActtcatattttatctttttatcttccTACTTTGCTGTCTGACAGAATTACCTAGTTGGTGTCCCTTTTCTACTATTCTTCATCACATAAAAATCTCTGGGAGACAAGCTTCAGAGATTCACCAAGGACCAAGTAGTGGGGGGTCTTACTCTACAATACCCCATTGATATTCAGAAGTGTCAAAGATGAGGTGTTTTAATAACCCTTCATTGTCTTTCTTAATAAGATTATATCCCTTTCTGCACGAATATGTGATTAGAATTGTGAGATCCGTGATGCATACTCCCGCATGTGTTTAAAACTTCCATTGACTAACATTTCTCTACACCTTACCCAGAAAAGACGACTTAAGCAAAACCTCTCATCTCTTGGGAGCTGTAATTCACTTCCCAAGGTGGTTACTCAAGCTATGCCTATGCCCCTCATCCCCAACCCCACAGGCcttgtttttcctttttgacTAGTTACTGGTTGCCGGTGAATTAGGTGGTATTTGGATTCAGTTTCTGACCTCCTAATTTTGGAAAAGGTAATCTTTAGAAATGTAAGCCATGTCAATGGCATTTAAGTTTGGGAATTATTTTTATGGTGACAATCCgaaaatgtaaaataattttGGTTTCAAAGAAAAAGGTTTAGAAATTGTACAGTTGGCAATTGAAGGAACTACTGCTATGCTGGTTGGGAAAGGGGAAAGAAGGGAGGAGTATGTGGTGTTTTATCCCTCATTGCTTATTTTTGTGCAACTGGGAATGGAGTGGGGTTGGGGAACAAAAGATGGTTTCAAGAATCTTGTATGAACTATGGACATAACAACCTTAATTGCCCAGAAGTTGTTCTATAGGCTCGGACTGTTTCCTTGAGTTCTAATGAAGCTTGTATGACCATACACCAGCTTATTGACCTTTTCTTCTGGACCTCTTACTTGCAAAAAAGTTCTATTGGCTCGTACGGTTTCTTTGAGTTCTAATGAAAATATGCTTAAGCATGAACACTTCTTCAACTAACTCTTTACTCGAACAGCTCTATGGTCCCAGTGGCTAGTAGTTTATTGCAACTGCAAAGCTACTGGAAGTTGTGTGATCCCTGCAAGGCAACAACTAATCTTTTCATTATGACTGGACAGCTTTTGTAATTGTCTTGGTATATTGGTGAATACCTCAGTGTTGTTATTTTACATACCAGCTATTTAAATAGCATTAGTTGAAACTTTCTGCGCAAAAGATCAATTGCTTGTATATTAATGAACAATTGATTCAATTGGATTAATGAATACATAATTCGGCTAAAGGGTTATTTAATTAACTTGAATATATAATCAACTATAGAACATTGGTTGTCTCATATCCAAATTCTTTGACTTGAGCGTGTGCCATAAAGTGAGGATTATACTGTATATATGATGTGTGCAAGTGCTGTTAATAGTGTGATTTTTAATGAACACAATATAGATAAATTGTCTAAATGAAATGGATAATACTGGTTACCTAATGCTTTTGACTTTTAGAACTTGGTCAATGCAATGGCAAAATATCTTACtttatactagtatgctagaagGGGACAAATGATGTATTACTAAAATAGTAACAATCTTCTCTCTCCaaccaaaaagagaaaaggaagaaagagaaaaataaggttTCTTTTCCAGATGAACGGGGACAACCTCGTCTTTTTTGTGAACTGTTTGAATAGATATTGTCTTCTAGTTTGTTACTGGTAAATAGAAACCAGGTCCATTCTTTTTGAAAATTGTAACTGGAGATTATTGCTGCCTTTGATGCAACTGTGTGGATATAGGTCCTCTGATCTTACAAGTTCTGGTGGCTGAAGCTGCGTATCGGCAGTGTCTTCCATTATCTAGCAatggatttttcatttttcagtaaTTTCCTGTGGTTCAAACCCCAGTCTGGAAATGATATGGCATCCACAGTTGTATCTACTAGTACCATAATGAAAACGCCTAAAGAAAAGGCTCAGTTTGATGCTAAGTTTTGGAAGTGGACCGTGTTTTCATTTGTTCCTTGGGCTAAAGGAGCTGAGGGTAATATTCAGATGCCAACAACTGTCAACAAGAAGCTGAAAAGTCGCAGGCCATCTCGTGAAAGTGTAGATTCTCTAGCTCGGACATCAACCATACGCTTTAGGCCATATGTTTCTAAAGTTCCATGGCATACAGGTCCAAGAgcttttctttctcattttttccccCGATATGGTCATTACTGTGGACCAAACTGGTCAAGTgggaaagatggaggctcaccaattTGGGACAGAAGACCGATTGATTGGTTAGATTTTTGCTGCTATTGTCACGAC is a genomic window containing:
- the LOC107875412 gene encoding uncharacterized protein LOC107875412, producing the protein MDFSFFSNFLWFKPQSGNDMASTVVSTSTIMKTPKEKAQFDAKFWKWTVFSFVPWAKGAEGNIQMPTTVNKKLKSRRPSRESVDSLARTSTIRFRPYVSKVPWHTGPRAFLSHFFPRYGHYCGPNWSSGKDGGSPIWDRRPIDWLDFCCYCHDMGYDTHDQAELLKADLAFLECLEKPNMSTRGDPHVALLYKTMCISGLRNILIPYRQQLVSLQSQQLSFGFGWLSGIMEPAKCLKDRFIWLQK